CGTCAGCGAGGAGAACGGGGCGTGCGCGTCGAACCCCTCCTCGCCCGCCAACGCCTCGATGAGCTTGACAAAGTAGCCCTTGTTCGGCGACGAGTTCCAGGGCTGGAACGCGTCGACGGCCGGGGCGTCCGGGTCGGGGACGACGAGGTCGATGTCGATTTCCTTGCGGGTGCCCAGGCCGTCGCACGCCGGGCAGGCACCGAAGGGGGCGTTGAACGAAAACGCGCGGGGTTCGTACTCCTCGACGTCGAGGCTGTGGCCGTTCGGGCAGGCCATCTTCTCCGAGAAGATGCGGTAGCGCTCGGGGTCGGATTCGTCGAGGTCGACGAACTCGACAGAGACGAGTCCATCGGCAAGCTTGAGCGCGGTCTCCACGGAGTCGGTCAGCCGCTGCTTCTGGCTCTCCTTGACCTGCAGGCGGTCGACGACGACGTCGATGGTGTGCTTGATCTGCTTCTCCAGCTTCGGCGGGTCAGAGAGCTGATGCGTCTCCCCGTCGACGGTGACGCGTGCGTAACCCTGAGCGGCGAGGTCCGCGAACAGGTCCACGAACTCGCCCTTGCGCTTGCGTACGATGGGTGCGAGGACCTGGAACTTGGTGCGCTCCTCGTGCTCGAGGATCTGGTCGACGATCTGCTGCGGGGTCTGGCGGCTGATCTCGGCATCGCACACGGGGCAATGCGGGGTGCCGGCGCGCGCGTAAAGCAGGCGCAGGTAGTCGTAGATTTCGGTGATGGTGCCCACGGTGGAGCGCGGGTTGCGGTTCGTGGACTTCTGGTCGATGGACACCGCCGGCGAGAGCCCATCGATGTAGTCGACGTCGGGCTTGTCCATCTGACCGAGGAACATGCGCGCGTACGAGGACAGCGATTCAACGTAACGGCGCTGGCCCTCCGCAAAGATCGTGTCAAAAGCCAGCGAGGACTTCCCCGAACCCGACAGCCCGGTGAACACGACCATCTTGTCGCGCGGCAGGTCAAGGTCAACGCCTTTGAGGTTGTGCTCGCGCGCGCCGCGCACGGTGAGACGGTCAGCCACCTTGTGTATTCCTCCGCTGTTCAAGTGGGTAAGCAACAGCCCCCGAACATACCAGCGATTGCACCCCAGCCGCTAAGCGAGTAGCTAGGCTGGCCCACATGAGCACCACGTTTACTCTTCACCAGATTTCCGTGTCCGACATGGACAACAACGTCTACCTCATCGCCAGCGAGGGCAAGGGCTTGCTTATCGACGCCGCCGCCGACGCCCCCGCCATCTTCCGGTTGGCCGAGGAGGCCGGCGTGGAGATCACTGACGTCCTGACCACCCACCGCCACAAGGACCACACCCGCGCGCTGCCGGAGGTCCTGGAGCGCACCGGGGCGCGCCACTGGGCGTCGTTCCTCGACGCGCCCGCGCTGCCCGCGCCGGTGGACGTGGAGCTGGGCGACGACGACGCCATCGAGTTCGCCGGCCAGCGCCTGAACACGATGATTCTGCGCGGCCACACCCCCGGCGGCGCGGCGGTGGTCGTCGATATCGACGGCACCCCGAACGCCTTCGTCGGAGATTCCCTGTTCCCGGGCGGTTTGGGCAAGACCGCGGGCGAGGGCGAGTTCGTGCGCCTGTTTAAGGAAGTGACCACCAAGCTTTTCGACGTCTACCCCGACGCCACCATCGTCCGTCCTGGCCACGGTGAACCGACGACCCTGGGCAAAGAGCGAGCCTCGCTTGACGAGTGGTGGCGGCGACGGTGGTAATTGTTTTTCGTTAAGATTAAGGGACAAGCAAGAAACAGATTCGAATACGAAGAAGGTTTGTCTATATGATCCGCAAGCTTGCACGCCCTATGCTCGCGTCCGTGTACGTGATTGATGGCGTCGAAACCGTCATTAACCCCTCCGCTCACCGCGAGAGCGCAGAGTCCGTGCTGACCAAGCTCCGCTCCGTCGTCCCCGCCCCGTACCGTGCGTACCTGCCGTCTTCCCCGGAGACCGCAGCGCAGATCGTGGGTGGCGTCAAGGCTGGCGCTGGCTCCCTGTTTGCGCTGGGCAAGGCACCGCGCACCGCGGCGACCCTGCTCGCCGTGACCGCCATCCCTTCCCTTGTGGGCCGCCACGCGTTCTGGGAGGCTACCGACGAGGATGAGAAGGCACGTCGCCGTAGCGGCGCCATCTCCGACGCCGCCCTGCTCGGCGGCATACTCCTCGCCACCGTCGACACCGCCGGTAACCCGGGCCTGCAGTGGCGCGCCAAGCAGGCCGCTCGCGTGGCCAAGAAGAACGTCCAGCAGGCGCTGCCGACCCAATCCGAGTCCGAGAAGGCTCTGAGCAAGGCTGGCGACTGGATCTCCGAGACCACCGACCAGGTCACCTCCTACGTCGACGACAACAAGGACGACTGGGCAAAGACCGCGTCCAACCTCGCGGAAGACGCAAAGAAGCAGACCTCGAACTTCCTGTCCTCCGCGTCGAGCTTCATCGACGACGCGACCACCCAGGCGCAGGAGGCCTACCAGGACGCGAAGCCGAACAAGCTGGAGCAGTTTGTAGCGAAGCGCAAGGTCAAGTCCACTGCAAACAACATCGCTGACACCCTGCAGTCCACCCTGGATGACCTCTCCCCGTCCGCTCTGGACAAGGTCAAGGCAAAGCGCAAGGCCTCCAAGGTGCAGAACCGCGCCCAGGACGCCGTGTCCAACCTGCAGGACGCGTTCTCCGATCTGGATCTGGCACCCTCGCGTCGCCAGAAGCGCAAGGCTGAGAAGAACGTCAAGCAGCTGCAGAAGCGCGCCGAGAAGGCCGTGAAGCAAGCTCAGAAGAAGCTCGGCTAGTCTTTCCGTCAGCGCAAGCGCTCACCCCGTCACCACACCGGTGGCGGGGTTTCGCCGTTGGTAGAATGGCGCTTTCTGTATTGACGTTATGACCCACCAAGGAGGCCCGCGGTTGAGTGGATCGCCGGAGATTGACCGGGAGCAGGCCTACGCGGACATGCTCTTTTCGCGTCTCGACGCCGAGGTGGCCGCCGCGCGCGCCCAGCTCGATAAGGTGCAGGCCGACGTCGACCCGGACAACCCCGACTCCGACGCGCTGGTGCGGCGCGAAACGCAGTATCACGCGCTCAACGCCAAGCTGGATACCCTCAACGTGGCCGAGGTGGGCCTCGTCTTCGGCCGCCTCGACATAGCAGACTCCGACGCCGACAACCCCGTCGAGGGCAGGCCCGAGCTGGACCGCCGCTACATCGGACGCATCGGTATGGAGGACCGCGCCGACAACTACCGCACCCTCCTGCTGGACTGGCGCGCCCCGATGGCCCGGCCGTACTACCTGGCCACCACGGCGCACCCGGAAGGAGTGGAGACGCGGCGCACAATCCGCATGCGGGGACGCACCGTGACCGCCGTGGACGACGAGGTGCTCTCCGGCGAGGGCGCCTCAGACAGGCTTTCCGACGTCGGCTCCGAGGCCGCCCTGCGCGCCGCGATGAACGCCGCGCGCACCGGCAGGATGCGCTCGATCGTCGAGACGATCCAGCGTGAGCAGGATGAGATCATCCGGGATGCCACGCGCGGCGTGCTCGTCGTCCAGGGCGGCCCGGGCACGGGCAAGACCGCCGTGGCGCTTCACCGCGTGGCGTACCTGCTGTACACGTGGCGCGAGCAGCTCTCGCGCGCGGGCGTGCTCATTGTCGGCCCGAACGCGACGTTTTTGGACTACATTTCCCGGGTGCTGCCCGAGCTCGGCGAGACCGGCGTGGTCCTGTCGACCGTCGATACGCTCGTGCCCGGCTTCACTCCCGAGTCACACCGGGAGTCCACGGCCGCGCGGGAGGTGAAGGGCTCGGCGGAGATGGTGACGGTGCTCAAGCGCGCCGTACAGCGGCTGGAAACGGTGCCGGACGAGCCGGTGGCCCTGCGGATCGGCTCGGTCACCATCGAGGCCACGCCCGCAATGATCAAGGCGGCCCGCACCCGGGCGCGCCGCTCGCGCAAGCCCCACAACGCGGCACGCCCCGTCTTCGCTGAGCACCTGACGCAGCTTCTGGCGGAGGCGCTCGCCCACCGCATCGGCGAGGACCCGCTCGGCGGCGTGAACCTGCTCAGCGCCGCGGACGTCGACCAGCTTCACGACGACCTCGCCGAGGAACCGCAGGTGCAGTCGCTTATCGACGCCCACTTCCCCGCCCTGGAGCCCACCTCCGTGCTCGAGGGGCTGCTGACCAGCCGGGAGGCGATCGCAGAGGTGGCCTCGGACTACGATGACTACACCCGCGAGGCGCTCTACCGCCCGCCCGGCTCCCCCACCACGCCCGCCGATACCGCCCTGGTGGACGAGCTGGCGGAGTTGATCGGTGTGCCCGACCCGGAGGAGGCGCGCCGCGCGGAGGAGGACGAGTGGCGCCGCCAGGTCGCCGAGGCGGAGGACGCGCTCGACATCCTGTCCTCCTCGGCGTCGACGGACAACGACGACGACCAGTTCGAGGCCGAGATCCTCTCCGCGCACGACATCATCGACGCCGAGACCCTCGCGCGCCGCCAGCGCGTCACCGACGTGCGCTCCACCGCCGAGCGCGCCCGCGAGGACCACACCTGGGCGTACGGCCACGTGATCGTCGACGAGGCCCAGGAGCTCTCCCCCATGGAGTGGCGGATGGTGTTTCGGCGCTCGCCGTCGCGCTGGATGACCTTGGTCGGCGACACCGCCCAAACCTCGGCTCCCTCCGGCACCGACGACTGGGCGGCCACCTTGGAGCCGTTCGTGGGCACGCGCTTCAAGGTCCACGAGCTGAGCGTGAACTACCGCACCCCGGCGGAGATCATGGTGCTCGCCGACCGCATCCTGGCTGAGATCGACCCGGAGGCGCAGCCGGCCACCGCGATTCGCTCCACCGGTCACCCGGTGCGTGTGCTGCCTTCGGGGGTACAGCCCCCGTCGCCAAGCGACGGGCGCACGAGTGCCGTGATCACCGCCGACAACGTCGCCGAGATCAAGGGCCTCGAGTTCGACCACGTGACGGTCGTGGAGCCGCAGGAGCTTATCGACGCCTCACCGCAGGGCTGGCAGGACCTGTACGTTGCCGTCACCCGCGCGACCCAGACGCTGACCGTAATCGGCGACGTCGAGGGCGGGCTACTTCACGGTGTGGACGATCATGACGTCACAGTCGGACTGCCGGGCGACGTCGGCGGGCACCGAGCCCAATAGCCTCCCGGTCAGCGTGTTGATCCCCCTGTTGCCCACAATGAGCAGATCCGCGTCAAAGTCGTTGACGACTCCCATGAGTGCCTCCACCGGGGTGCCGGCGCGGGTGGCGATCTGGACCCGCTGCGCGCCGGCGGAGCGCGCATGGGCCTCGGCCTCTTCGAGGTTTGCGCGGGCCTGCTCGTCACCCAGGATGGTCACCGAATCCATCCGCGGGGTGCGGGCCGCCTCCTCATCAGAGGCGTAGTAGGCCGTGGCGATGATGAGATCCGCGTCGAAGGCAGCGGCGATGCGCGCCGCCCGCTCGACCGCGAGCAGGGAGGATTTCGAGCCGTCGCTTCCGACGACAACGGTTGTGTAGTCGCGAGCGCTGATCGATTCCATGGTTAGTCGTGGCCTTCCGCGCGGGTGTCCACCAGCACGACGTCGACCGGGGCCTTCTTCGCCACATCACCGGGGATGTTGCCAAAGATCCGGCCCGCCAGGGTGCGCATCCCCTTGTTGCCCACGACGAGCAGGTCCGCGCCGGTTTCCTGCACTGCGTCGAGAAGCACGTTTGCGGGCATTCCGGGCTTGGCCATCAAGTTGATCCGCGGCGCCTGCTCCTCGCGGGCAATGTCCTCGGCCATGCCTAGGATGCGAGCGGCGTCGTCGTCGGTGACGATATCCACCTTCGACTGCTCGGCGTTGCTGGAGTTCAGCAGCGAGGTGTTCGCGCTGTAATGCGCGCAGATGACGGTCAAGTCGGCGTCGTACACCCGCGCCATGCTCGCGGCCGCGCGCACCGCCATGAGCGATGTCGCCGAGCCGTCCGTGCCGACTGCGATAGAAGAATACGTGTGCATATCTGCAATAAATCCTTTCCTAAACTCCGACTTCTTTCATACCACGCAGTTCCTTGCGCAATTCCGCGATCTCGTCGCGCAGCCGGCCGGCCAGCTCGAACTTCAGCTCGCGCGCGGCGGCTCCCATTTGCGCGGTCAGGTCGTCGATAAGCTTCTGCACGTCCTTGGACGTCATCGAACTCACATCGGGCTTCTCGACGACCGCGGCTTCGCCGCCAGACGCCTGATCGCTATCGGCATTCTCGTAGACCTGGTCGAGGATGTCCGCGATCTTCTTGCGCAGCGGCTGCGGATCGATCCCGTGCTCCGCGTTGTAGGCGAGCTGCTTCTCTCGGCGCCGCTCCGTCTCCTCGATCGCGTCGCGCATCGAGTCGGTGACTTTGTCGGCGTACATGATCACGGCGCCGGAGACGTTGCGGGCCGCGCGGCCGATGGTCTGGATCAGGGACTTCGTCGAGCGCAGGAAGCCCTCCTTGTCTGCATCCAGGATGGCCACCAGCGACACCTCCGGCAGGTCGAGGCCCTCGCGCAGAAGGTTGATGCCGACGAGCACGTCGTACTCGCCGAGGCGCAGCTGGCGCAGCAGCTCCACGCGCTGCAGGGTATCAATATCCGAGTGCAGGTAGCGCACCTTGATGCCGTTGTCGAGCAGGTAGTCCGTGAGGTCTTCCGCCATGCGCTTGGTCAAGGTGGTCACGAGCACGCGCTCGTCGCGGCTGACGCGCTGGCGGATCTCCTCGATCAGGTCGTCGATCTGGCCCTTCGTCGGGCGCACGTGCACCTGCGGGTCCACCAGGCCGGTCGGGCGGATCACCTGCTCGACGAACTCGCCGCCGGTGGCCTCGAGCTCGTAGTCCCCGGGCGTGGCCGACATGTAGACCACCTGGCCCATCCGCGCCTCGAACTCGTCGAACTTCAGCGGGCGGTTATCCACCGCACTCGGCAGGCGGAAACCGAACTCCACCAAGTTGCGCTTCCGCGACATGTCGCCCTCGAACATGCCGCCGATCTGCGGGACGGTGACGTGGGATTCGTCGATAATGGTGAGGAAGTCCTCGGGGAAGTAATCGATCAGCGTCGCCGGCGCAGAACCTGGCGGGCGCCCGTCCATGTGGCGCGAGTAGTTCTCGATGCCTGAGCAGAACCCGACCTGCTGTATCATCTCCAGGTCGTACTCCGTGCGCATGCGCAGGCGCTGCGCCTCGAGCAGCTTGCCGCGGTTCTCTAGGTCCT
Above is a window of Corynebacterium sanguinis DNA encoding:
- a CDS encoding MBL fold metallo-hydrolase; the protein is MSTTFTLHQISVSDMDNNVYLIASEGKGLLIDAAADAPAIFRLAEEAGVEITDVLTTHRHKDHTRALPEVLERTGARHWASFLDAPALPAPVDVELGDDDAIEFAGQRLNTMILRGHTPGGAAVVVDIDGTPNAFVGDSLFPGGLGKTAGEGEFVRLFKEVTTKLFDVYPDATIVRPGHGEPTTLGKERASLDEWWRRRW
- a CDS encoding DoxX family protein is translated as MYVIDGVETVINPSAHRESAESVLTKLRSVVPAPYRAYLPSSPETAAQIVGGVKAGAGSLFALGKAPRTAATLLAVTAIPSLVGRHAFWEATDEDEKARRRSGAISDAALLGGILLATVDTAGNPGLQWRAKQAARVAKKNVQQALPTQSESEKALSKAGDWISETTDQVTSYVDDNKDDWAKTASNLAEDAKKQTSNFLSSASSFIDDATTQAQEAYQDAKPNKLEQFVAKRKVKSTANNIADTLQSTLDDLSPSALDKVKAKRKASKVQNRAQDAVSNLQDAFSDLDLAPSRRQKRKAEKNVKQLQKRAEKAVKQAQKKLG
- a CDS encoding HelD family protein: MTHQGGPRLSGSPEIDREQAYADMLFSRLDAEVAAARAQLDKVQADVDPDNPDSDALVRRETQYHALNAKLDTLNVAEVGLVFGRLDIADSDADNPVEGRPELDRRYIGRIGMEDRADNYRTLLLDWRAPMARPYYLATTAHPEGVETRRTIRMRGRTVTAVDDEVLSGEGASDRLSDVGSEAALRAAMNAARTGRMRSIVETIQREQDEIIRDATRGVLVVQGGPGTGKTAVALHRVAYLLYTWREQLSRAGVLIVGPNATFLDYISRVLPELGETGVVLSTVDTLVPGFTPESHRESTAAREVKGSAEMVTVLKRAVQRLETVPDEPVALRIGSVTIEATPAMIKAARTRARRSRKPHNAARPVFAEHLTQLLAEALAHRIGEDPLGGVNLLSAADVDQLHDDLAEEPQVQSLIDAHFPALEPTSVLEGLLTSREAIAEVASDYDDYTREALYRPPGSPTTPADTALVDELAELIGVPDPEEARRAEEDEWRRQVAEAEDALDILSSSASTDNDDDQFEAEILSAHDIIDAETLARRQRVTDVRSTAERAREDHTWAYGHVIVDEAQELSPMEWRMVFRRSPSRWMTLVGDTAQTSAPSGTDDWAATLEPFVGTRFKVHELSVNYRTPAEIMVLADRILAEIDPEAQPATAIRSTGHPVRVLPSGVQPPSPSDGRTSAVITADNVAEIKGLEFDHVTVVEPQELIDASPQGWQDLYVAVTRATQTLTVIGDVEGGLLHGVDDHDVTVGLPGDVGGHRAQ
- a CDS encoding universal stress protein gives rise to the protein MESISARDYTTVVVGSDGSKSSLLAVERAARIAAAFDADLIIATAYYASDEEAARTPRMDSVTILGDEQARANLEEAEAHARSAGAQRVQIATRAGTPVEALMGVVNDFDADLLIVGNRGINTLTGRLLGSVPADVARQSDCDVMIVHTVK
- a CDS encoding universal stress protein — protein: MHTYSSIAVGTDGSATSLMAVRAAASMARVYDADLTVICAHYSANTSLLNSSNAEQSKVDIVTDDDAARILGMAEDIAREEQAPRINLMAKPGMPANVLLDAVQETGADLLVVGNKGMRTLAGRIFGNIPGDVAKKAPVDVVLVDTRAEGHD
- the uvrB gene encoding excinuclease ABC subunit UvrB, which codes for MAFAAEHPVIAHSEFRPVGEIERREKPFEVISDYQPSGDQPAAIKELDERLNRGEKDVVLLGATGTGKSATAAWLIEKQQRPTLVMAPNKTLAAQLANELRQLLPNNAVEYFVSYYDYYQPEAYIAQTDTYIEKDSSINDDVERLRHSATSALLSRRDVVVVASVSCIYGLGTPQSYLDRSIVLRQGEEIERDRFLRLLVDVQYERNDIDFKRGTFRVKGDTVDIIPAYEEVAVRVEFFGDEVDELYYIHPLTGEVLSREEEVRIFPATHYVATDERMEKAIEAIKLELAGRLEDLENRGKLLEAQRLRMRTEYDLEMIQQVGFCSGIENYSRHMDGRPPGSAPATLIDYFPEDFLTIIDESHVTVPQIGGMFEGDMSRKRNLVEFGFRLPSAVDNRPLKFDEFEARMGQVVYMSATPGDYELEATGGEFVEQVIRPTGLVDPQVHVRPTKGQIDDLIEEIRQRVSRDERVLVTTLTKRMAEDLTDYLLDNGIKVRYLHSDIDTLQRVELLRQLRLGEYDVLVGINLLREGLDLPEVSLVAILDADKEGFLRSTKSLIQTIGRAARNVSGAVIMYADKVTDSMRDAIEETERRREKQLAYNAEHGIDPQPLRKKIADILDQVYENADSDQASGGEAAVVEKPDVSSMTSKDVQKLIDDLTAQMGAAARELKFELAGRLRDEIAELRKELRGMKEVGV